In Candidatus Bathyarchaeia archaeon, a single window of DNA contains:
- a CDS encoding GTP-dependent dephospho-CoA kinase family protein — translation MTSFRPSQSDLVRLKTPLGILLKGTPIKTMPKLRLHVHKTRPSKVTTVGDVVSRETLAAGIPVNLRIVDQMTLRKRIGLVEIKAERTYRVKNPAGVITSEAWDTIRIALREREAVIFVDGEEDLLAIPAVLESPENALVIYGQPSEGLVIVTASSQKKNEVREIMNRMTEE, via the coding sequence TTGACAAGCTTCAGACCATCTCAATCAGATCTTGTCCGGCTAAAGACACCGCTTGGAATACTACTCAAGGGTACACCGATCAAAACGATGCCGAAACTGAGGCTACATGTTCACAAAACTAGGCCTTCCAAGGTCACGACGGTTGGCGACGTGGTCTCCAGAGAGACCTTGGCGGCTGGAATCCCAGTTAACCTGAGAATAGTAGACCAGATGACACTTAGAAAGCGGATCGGCCTGGTCGAAATCAAAGCAGAGCGGACATACCGAGTGAAGAATCCCGCGGGAGTCATTACGAGCGAGGCGTGGGATACAATCAGAATAGCTCTGAGAGAGAGGGAAGCGGTAATCTTCGTGGATGGTGAAGAGGACCTGCTCGCGATTCCTGCCGTTCTCGAATCACCTGAAAATGCCCTCGTTATCTATGGACAGCCCTCAGAGGGGCTCGTCATTGTAACCGCGTCCTCTCAGAAGAAGAACGAGGTCAGAGAAATCATGAACCGAATGACCGAAGAATAG